The stretch of DNA AAAACGGTTATTTTACAATAACTAATTTTacaataatcaattttacaatcaattttataattaattttaaaccaaaatataaatctagttataaatcttaatttatataatagttTTAACCTGAATAtggtttaattaaaataaaacaatgcgTAATTCCAATGATTGCCATAAACTATTggtatacaacaacacatatcaAAATGACAACAATGGCCTTAAACTTTAAATTCTTTTATGGCTTAATAGCACTTTTAGTCCCTTTATTTTACTataatcacgaaagtagtctcTCATTTTATTTGTCTTCAGTTTTGGTCCCACATAATTCAggtaaaaaatttgataaaatttcaatttttaatgatgtgtaaaaaaaattatgtggcAAAGTCTATGTGAATTAATTGCATTTTAATATTATTCCAAATTAGAAAAatacaatttctatttttaaaaataaattttctattttattatatcatttaattacagaaaaaaaaaatatgtaaaacaCTTTCCTTTATCAAACGCACGCATgcaaattaaaagaatttttttttgagaaacaAAATCTCTAAATTCATCCAAGATATCGTGTTTTTCTTCGTCtactttctttcttttgttcttcTTCTAACATCATCTTCATTAACTTCACTTCTTAGTGGAGTATCCAAATTATCATAATTcacatcattttgttcaaaatcaGTGGCAGAACTAAACCCTGGATTTCCTCTTGGGTTTGCAGgtctttcaaataaattttcatttgttacaacattaacaaatatttCGGTTGATATTTCAAAATCCAGTCCCAATCCTCACCCTCGTGGAACTCACCCACATCATGATCTTCATTGTCATTATCTGAATTAGCAacataatcttcatttttttcagTCACATAATCTTCACATGCTCCTTGTTCAGTTTCAACATGGACTAGTTCAAATTCTGGTTGAACTAGTTCAATTTGAATTGCTTCAACTTGAATTGGTTTAGTTTGAACTTGTTTAGCTTCACCTTGGACATTTTTAGCTTCAACTAGCTCTTGAATTGGACTTTCATTACTATTAATGGGATTGTCTAGAGAGTGTTCCTCAAAGACTTCAATTACATTGAACATTTTGACGTCTTCAACAAATTTTACTACATTTTCATCATTTTTGAGAGGTTTAAGTCCAAGAGTAAATGAGTACTTGGGATGTTGGTACCACAAACATTTAATATTCATATATCGTAAACTTTTGACAAATTCAGTAATTTGCATGTGGGACATTATGTCTACATCCCAAGACCAATTCATCTCATCGACTTAAGCAGTGACGTACATGTTCACTGGGTGATTTACAAAACTACCTCATGATTAATTCTTAACCTAACTCTTGATAGCCTACACAAAACAAACCGTTGAATACACAACAATTCAGTCAAACTATAATACAACAAACTATACATGGAGCACAAAATAATAGAACAAAGCATATGAACCACATTACTAAAAAGGCATAAAGCATAAAGTTTAATACTATTAACACTATAAAGACTTCTTTGATTGGCCCAAATTTTTTGAATACAAAGTTTAACAATGCTAACaataaagtaaaacaaaaatcccaaaaTCACATACCTAGCACAAATTTTAGTATCTTCTTTTGTCTGTGAAGATGGATAGAACGCGAAATCACCTCCAGATTTACTCGTCATTGGAACACGAAATCAAAAACAGAGATGAAGAACACAATATCTTGGATGAATGTACTGATTatgtttctcattttttttttttgaatttgcatgtgCACATGCGTCTGATGAAGGAAAATGTTTtacatatcttttttatttttataattaaatgttgtaataaaatagaaaatttgtttttaaaaatagaaattgtaattttcaaatttagaataatagtaaaatacaattaattgatATAGACTTTGCCACATgattttttttgatatataaaaaaaaatgacttttcatcaagttttgaagataaattttatttatggaTCAAAActaaagacaaataaaatatgataattattttcgtgatataattaaaataggagACAAAAAATGCAACTAAGTATTCTCTTATTTATGTTCTCAAGGGTAGAAGGGAAATTAATTTGTGCAGCGGACGTTGGAGAAGTGTGGAAACTTATCTGTTAAATGGCTTTTATAACCTTAGATAGTTGGTTAGGTTGTGATCAATAGAGGGGCATAAACGTAGTTTTCTTCGCGACAACATACTAGCCGTGAATTAACTCTTTGTGATAACATTTTTAATGTGTTTAACATTAGTACCCTTAATTTGATGATGTGGCAAAAGATTAGggtataattatataatttgtcCATTTTATTCATATAATGATTTAAGTTGATTTccttacaaatttttttattgcacATACATAACCTTAGGAAAAGAGGGGAGCGCTgtagagaaggaaaaaaaaaaaaaataaagtgagaGAATAATAACTcgtgaaaaaaaatatatcgaCAGTGGTACGCATCAGAGGTGACCGCCGTTGACGGTGGCCAAAAATCTATAACAGTGAGATTCTTCTTCCTcatttttttctcatatttttctgTTCAGATAACCATTATTTTCCCTCTTCTCTCTAATCTCTATTGTTCtcgtatatatttttattcttcccagtcccttttttgttttcttaactATTACGTTTTTGTAATTCCTAATTTTACTCAGAGAGAAATGGCGAGCTATGTATGGAGAAAATATGCAGATTATTTGTACACAAAGTGGGAGAAAACATTTCTCTGGGACATGGTCGAACCTTACAGAAGACCTAAATCCTTCACTCCTGTTGTTGTTACTTATGTCGCTGCTTTCTACACCGGAGTCGTTGGTGCTGCCATCACTGAACAACTCTACAAGGTTCTATTCTCATTTCCATTCTCTTTCTTTATTATGTTTAGTGGCGTTGATTGGTACCAATAATTTCAACAAACAATTGTATGTCTGTGTTTTTGgggttttaaatttttctttttgttgtgtGATGCGTTTAAAAGGATAAAAATGGTGAAAGTTTTGTTGTGTGTATAAAGTGGTAGTTGGTGTTGtttctttttagttttgaatCTAAGTACTACTGGGATTGGCATTATAATTTGTGTTAAGTTTTGTTTATTTGAAGggattaaattttcaattaggGATTTAGGGCTAACTTCAATATGAACATCTAATTGATGGGTCTATTTAAAtggttaaattttatttattcagttGTTGAATATCCTGCCTATGTTAGCTTTGCTATTCATAGCCGGTCCCCAAGCCATAATAAAAGGAGTGGGTTGTGTTAGGTAGTTGGCAGCCAACTTAAACTTGTCAAATCTCTATGACATGGATCGACTAGGTAATTTGATAGAACGTTATGGCGTAGTTTGATCCATGTGGCCGATCTTACTTAGTGGAATAAGGTTTGGctgttgtatttattttattcaattgttGAAGACTTCCAAGTATTTTGGTATGGTTGTAtgcaatgaaaatgaaaaaacatgCCGAATTTAAGAATCGATCTGCAGTCTCGCTAATAATTAAGTGGAATTCTTATCGCTGTGTCACTGTGcgatattaaataaattgtgaaatttttaatatatatacataacatacaaatgcttttatatataaatatatatatacatagatactcgaaaaaagaaaatatttggaGGGGCAATGGCCAGTTGGCCACCCCTTGTCCCTTCTCAGATCCGCTACTCCAACGTGAGGTGTAAGGGATTAGGGGTTCATGTTTGATTTCTCTAGGTATCTGAAGAGGTTGCATATCACTCTACATTTTTTGGACCAGTATCTGTATTGTATGTATTTCTGCAGTGTAAATGATAGAGTGCTTAGCTTGTTTATAATGcttttttaattgtgttatatgcTTCCCacttcatcattataaacaagcAACCTCAGCTCCGTATGTGTTCTTCCATGCTTGTACTGTATATGAAAGTAGGCTTGTGGTAGTAAAATGTTGTTCTTTCCCCAAGTTAGTTATTGTTGGTTACTGATAAAAATCACTGCTCACCTCTTGATTGGTAGTTCTCTGTTGTAATGTTGCTGATATCTAAAATCGTATTCCTAGGGAAAACAAGTATCACTTTTTGGTTTAAACCTTTTTGTTTACCTTGCTCTTGATCACCTTATACCAAAGAGATTGATGTTTGAAAGTAAAATGCCACAATCATTAAACACTAAGGGATTATTCTTGAAACCTAATTCCGTTGGCTTTAACTACCTTTCTTTGTTTGCTCGCAAATTTCTTGCCAATTAATTAACCAGATGGTTCCACCTTGAATCACTTGATAACTGGTTACTGATGTGTATACTTGATAGTGGAATATTGAAGATGTAAATAGGAATAAACCTTTACTAGTTTATCATAGGAAAAACACTGCCTAACAAGTAACCACCTAACTATAAAACAGTAACTACTAACAACCTAACCATAAAACAGAAACATCATTATTTCCTATTGTTTGTCCTATGATAAACTAGTAAAGGTTTATTCCTATTTACGTCTTCATTATTCCTATCAATACTGCATAGTACtgttaatgtaaataattttgttgttttttatgaaaatcAGTTGTAAATTTGTTATCATGTTTGTGTGAGATTTTCCATATTTTCTGCTCCATGTTAACATATGCTATTAACTATAAATACATTATTCAGAGAACCTAtcttttgaaaattgaaatactaatttttataatgaatttTGCAATATCACAGGAAAAATACTGGGAAGAGCATCCTGGGAAAGCTGTTCCTCTCATGAAACCAATGTTTTATGGGGGTCCGTGGAGGGTAATGGGGGGTCAGGTTCCCAAATATGAGTGAAAAGCTCTTGTGGCAGGTTTCATGCTTAGTTCCAAATCACCACATTTTATTTCTGTTTATAGTAAAAGAATGTTTGGTGTCAACGAAAATGCACTATTATTGCATATGTAATTttaaggcaaaaaaaaaaaatatcagtgTGTTTTCTTTTCTCTTGGCTGATAACATTGCTGAAAAATAAGATAGTTTGATTCCAATGAAAATGAACTTGTTTTGACACTAAGGTGTGGATTTATGGGATCACTGTTTGTATCATCTGCATTCATACAATAGTGGACAGAGCGAGACTTCACTCAATGCAAATAGGTCCAAAGAGACCACAATTCTTTAGCCCACAGAAGTTAGGCCACATCACAAGAGAACCTTCCTAACTAGATGACATCATTTTGCTTCAGGTCTCTTTGTCATGTTTTCTTCTCAAGTGTACGAATTTCCATTTTAGTTATAagcttttttattttctgttaGCTGAATGAAAAGGACCACTGTAGATGTGATACAAAATTTGCTTGGCTACAAATTGAATTCCAGCTAAAAACATGTTGTTTGTAATGACACGTGATAACATAAACCCCATTGTTCTGCCTATTGCTGATTCAATACCTGTGCTGCAGAATacaatatttgaaatattatctGTTATATCAGGTTCATCTTATTGTGTTAGGAGACACTATTTCTATTGTGTTTGGATGTATTTCTTCAATAGTCAGTCTAGTCTATATAATAGTAGTTGAGGCGCACTTTCTTTTATTTGTGCCAATTTTGGAATGCCAGATGGGCTTCTCGCCTTGCTTGGATATGATGCTATTGAAATACAGGTTCGTCTAACTTTTTAGAGGAATTTCCCTTGGTGCCTTATCCTGAACGTGTTGTTCTTAATAAGTTAAGATGTTTAGAGTTGATGCCATTAGTATTGGTGCTACTTTGCGGAAGGTTTTTCTATTTGTTGGAGATGAAGAACACTTGTATATTACTCCGTCCCAAAATACAAGCATAAATGAGTCAAAGAAAGTTTATGTATTTggtataaattttgaattaaatacatcaaCCTTCGTAGACCAAATTTGCTTATATCCCCAAGCAGCTTATAGTGTTGTCATGCTTTCTAATTATAACTTGTGGTATGTTCAAGATAATATGCATTCTACCTTAGACTTTCTTGTTGATTGCCTTTAACTTCAatttcagaaagaaaaaaatagattagattgttaaaaatattgaagTGTTATTCGAATGGAGGTTTTTCTTGTCTTTTGAGGTATTGGTTAAGCACTTTCACCATCTCTTGTCCCTCTTTCTGTCACACTCAATACTTCAGTCAGGATATGACTGAGCAAAGTATTTGACCCATGTTTGGTCATGCTTTCCAAAAGAATGGCAACTGGCAAGTATCAAAACTTGTgatatttgaatcatttaattcTATAAGGAAGGATCCTGTTGTAATTTGGTAAACTGGGGGTCCGTCAAAATTATAGCACCTTTTTATAGTTGGTGTTGGTTCTTGGCATTATACTGCTGAAGAGTGAAGAGTAACACTGGAAGATTCATATGCAGTTACCATGTAGAATATAAGCCAATTAATGATGGATCAAACAATCACCAACTTAGAGTTCCCAAAGCAACAGCTCTATGTCCCGAAGTATTTGATATGGATAAACTTGAAGTTTTTGCATGTGAAGAAGTTTTCCTTTCTACTTATTGTTTCACTGATTTCAACATTCTTGGACATGGAACATATGATTCTATTTATGTTGACAGCCTTTAACCAACAGTAAGATGCTATTCAAAAAACGACTAGAATTTTGGATTCGTCATAAGCTGGTAGAATTGCTTGACTATGCGACTAGTAATGTTGTGTTTTCCTTTTACTATGAACATATATGCTCAAAGGGGTCCACTTAGCAGTCATTTGTTTGAACCTCAAAGTAACTGTCATTCATCATCATATATTTGGATCACAAGGGTCTCTTCCTAGCAAGTTGCAACTGAACTTTAGAGGCTTGTCTTTATCTAAACTTTTTTTGTCGAAGTCTTAATCCcaaccttgaggacaaggttTGTTGTAAGTAATGAATCAATATTTGGACTGAATCAGATTTCACCCACTAGAAATAGG from Cicer arietinum cultivar CDC Frontier isolate Library 1 chromosome 3, Cicar.CDCFrontier_v2.0, whole genome shotgun sequence encodes:
- the LOC101511099 gene encoding uncharacterized protein At4g29660; translated protein: MASYVWRKYADYLYTKWEKTFLWDMVEPYRRPKSFTPVVVTYVAAFYTGVVGAAITEQLYKEKYWEEHPGKAVPLMKPMFYGGPWRVMGGQVPKYE